The genome window GATGACCCTCTCCGGCCCGTACGGCGACCAGCACTACGACGGCGAGCCCCGCGCGGTCGTGATCGCGGGGGGTCCCGGGATCGGCCCCGCGGTCGCCATCGCGGAGCGCGCGCTCGACGAGGGCGCCGAGGCCGCGGTCGTCTACCGCGACGACGACGTCGCGCACGCCGACCGGATCGACGCACTCCGCGAGCGCGGCGCCGATATTCGGCTCCTCGACGCGGGCGACCCCCTGACCGACGCCGTCGCCGAGGTCATCATCGGCGCGGACGGCGAGACCGTGTTCGTCTACGGGTTCGCCGACCTCGTCGCCGACGCGGAGGCCGCGGTCGACGCGGCCGGGGGCGACGCGGACGCCGCGAAGGTCGAGAACTTCGGATAGCGGGCGTCCGGACGGCCGACATCGCCCCGCGGCCTCGCCCGCCGGTGCCGCCACGCTTTACGTACTCCCCCGAGAGGTGTGGGTATGGACTACCGACGACTCGGCGACACCGGGCTCAGCGTCTCGGAGCTCTGCTTCGGGACGTGGCGGTTCGGGC of Halorubrum trapanicum contains these proteins:
- a CDS encoding FAD-dependent oxidoreductase; this encodes MDTTATVEAVEAVGPDTYALRFRAPEGFAAEPGQFVKLGTEIEGESVARFYTLSSPRVGETFEVTVGIDPEEGGEFSAFLSDAEAGTEMTLSGPYGDQHYDGEPRAVVIAGGPGIGPAVAIAERALDEGAEAAVVYRDDDVAHADRIDALRERGADIRLLDAGDPLTDAVAEVIIGADGETVFVYGFADLVADAEAAVDAAGGDADAAKVENFG